From the genome of Hathewaya histolytica, one region includes:
- the guaA gene encoding glutamine-hydrolyzing GMP synthase has protein sequence MAKANELILIIDFGGQYKQLIGRRVRENHVYCEIVSNDITVEEMKAKNPKGIIFTGGPNSVYEEGAPRLDKGVFELGVPILGICYGAQLMSYTLGGKVSTATVREYGKTDVELNSKSLIFNGLTDKQCWMSHTDYISEVPEGFEIVGTTSECPVAAFENKERKLYGVQFHPEVEHTLFGREMLKKFLFEVCEVSGDWSMTSFIEEKIKEIKEKVGDKKVLCALSGGVDSSVAAVLVHRAVGKQLTCVFVDHGLLRKDEGDQVEKIFRTGFDMNLVRVNAQERFLGKLKGVSDPERKRKIIGEEFIRVFEEESDKLGKMDFLVQGTIYADVVESGTKTSAVIKSHHNVGGLPEDIEFTLIEPLRELFKDEVRAVGEELGIPKNLVWRQPFPGPGLAIRVLGEITEDKLHIVREADAILREEVANAGLERDIWQYFACLPNIQSVGVMGDERTYCHTIALRAVTSSDGMTSDWARIPYDVLDKISRRIVNEVKEVNRIVYDVTSKPPATIEWE, from the coding sequence GTGGCTAAAGCAAATGAGTTAATTTTAATAATAGACTTCGGTGGACAATATAAGCAACTTATAGGAAGAAGAGTTAGAGAAAATCACGTTTATTGTGAAATAGTATCTAATGATATAACTGTAGAAGAAATGAAAGCAAAGAATCCAAAGGGAATAATATTTACAGGTGGACCAAATAGTGTTTACGAAGAGGGAGCTCCTAGATTAGATAAAGGAGTATTCGAATTAGGTGTTCCAATACTTGGTATTTGCTATGGAGCACAATTAATGTCATATACTCTAGGCGGAAAAGTTAGTACTGCAACAGTAAGAGAATATGGTAAAACTGATGTGGAATTAAACAGTAAATCTTTAATATTTAACGGATTAACAGATAAACAATGTTGGATGAGTCATACAGACTATATTTCAGAAGTACCAGAAGGTTTTGAAATAGTAGGTACTACATCAGAATGTCCAGTAGCAGCATTCGAAAATAAGGAAAGAAAATTATATGGAGTTCAATTCCACCCAGAAGTTGAACATACACTATTCGGAAGAGAAATGCTTAAAAAATTCTTATTCGAAGTATGTGAAGTTTCAGGAGATTGGTCTATGACTTCTTTTATAGAAGAAAAAATAAAAGAAATTAAAGAAAAAGTTGGAGATAAAAAGGTTTTATGTGCATTATCAGGAGGAGTTGACTCTTCTGTTGCAGCAGTACTTGTTCATAGAGCTGTTGGAAAACAATTAACTTGCGTTTTTGTAGATCATGGTCTACTTAGAAAAGACGAAGGTGATCAAGTAGAAAAAATCTTCAGAACAGGTTTCGATATGAACCTTGTGAGAGTAAATGCACAAGAAAGATTCCTTGGAAAGTTAAAAGGAGTTTCTGATCCAGAGAGAAAGAGAAAAATCATAGGTGAAGAATTTATAAGAGTATTTGAAGAGGAATCAGATAAACTTGGCAAAATGGATTTCCTAGTTCAAGGAACTATATATGCTGACGTAGTTGAAAGTGGAACTAAAACTTCAGCTGTAATAAAGAGCCATCACAATGTAGGTGGACTTCCAGAAGATATAGAATTTACTTTAATTGAACCTTTAAGAGAATTATTTAAAGATGAAGTTAGAGCTGTTGGAGAAGAACTTGGAATCCCTAAAAACTTAGTATGGAGACAGCCATTCCCAGGACCAGGACTTGCAATTAGAGTACTAGGTGAAATCACAGAGGATAAGCTCCACATAGTAAGAGAAGCAGATGCAATCTTAAGAGAAGAAGTTGCAAATGCAGGACTTGAAAGAGACATATGGCAATACTTCGCATGCCTACCTAACATTCAATCTGTTGGAGTTATGGGTGACGAGAGGACATATTGCCACACTATAGCATTAAGAGCAGTAACATCATCAGATGGAATGACATCAGATTGGGCTAGAATACCATATGATGTTTTAGATAAAATTTCAAGAAGAATAGTAAATGAAGTTAAAGAGGTTAATAGAATTGTCTATGACGTAACCTCAAAACCACCAGCTACTATCGAGTGGGAGTAA